A window of Odocoileus virginianus isolate 20LAN1187 ecotype Illinois chromosome 3, Ovbor_1.2, whole genome shotgun sequence genomic DNA:
TTATATTATCCATGTGAGAAATGATATAGGATAAATAAATATGAGGGTTTTCATAAAATCATTGTTTGTAATattaagagaggaaaataaaccaACTACTCATTGCTAAaagactggttaaataaattatggtaaatGTGACCAATGAGATGGTATGCAGCCaccaaggaaaataaagaagttgCTCTGCAAGCACTGATCTAGAGATTGCCTCACTGTAGTGTCAGGGAGAAAATGAGTAGAACAGCATATATGGTATGCTACCAATTTTGtgggaaaatatattcaaatatgatTGTAAACACACAAGGTATCTCTGGAATGATACAGAAAACCCTGGGAAATGTAATTGTGTCCTAGGTAAGGATATGAGGGGATTGgaacaagaaaggaaggaaaagttaCTCTAAACTGTTTACACTTTTGTATTTTTAGAATTTGATGCAATTTACTCGTATGacctatttaaaaaactaaacataattAACAAAAAAACCCCAGATTGACcaattaattttttccatttcatccacATCTCTATTCTCATTGATTTTTACTTGAAGTTAGTGCTGTTAATGAACATTTCTTAGAATTCATGCATAAACTCATCtgtcaaaaatatttctcttcttaTCCATTTTTCAGGCTATGGCCTGTATTTCTTATATGTCACCTCCTTCAGGAAAGAGATATGATGCTCTACTCCTTGCTATCTTCCTCTCGGTCTATTGTCTAATTTACTTCTTACATAATACCACTGATCATTCTACTATAAATTCCTATTTGCTTAGTTGTACCCACTATTACACAGACCCCTGTCAGCCTCTTGAGGGCAGAATCATACATGCATTGTTCAGAGTTGTTATCTCTAGATTTTACTATAGTTTTGGCATAGTAATGGACTCTCAATATATTTTTTGGTACATTGAGTGAACAGCTAGATTATACCCACAGACCTCACCTCAGGCTATACCACAGTTGAATAAACCATGTTACTAACTGCTAAACTCCTACGCCCAGGTTAGGACCTTAACCACTATCAATGTAGAATACCACAGCATActcaataaaaaacaatttatgaGGCATTTGACTTGTAGCTAAATCTAAAGACACACTTATGGAAGTGTGTATATTCATGGAAATATAAAGCAGGACCAATTGCAAATGCAAGTGAAATCCTGGTATACTTTCCAAAGGTTTGGAAGTTCTCTTAAGAAGGGAAATGACTGCCTTTGAGACAGTGACTAGGGGGAAAGAAGATGACTACAGAAAACAAGTATGGAGATGGGAGAAAGGATGTGGAAAGAGGGCTCATGCCTGATAGCTTTTGTCTGTAAAGTTAATGATGGCATCTTCTGTACAGTGAGGTTGAGTATGTGTATTCCGTGATGTGCtgaaagctttcagttcagttgctcagtcatgtctgactctttgcgaccccatgaaccacagcatgccaggtctccctgtccaccaccaactctcggagtccacccaaacctatgtccattgagtcggtgatgccatccaaccatcttatcctctgtcgtccccttctcctcccgccctcaatctttcccagcatcagggtcttttccaatgagtcagttctttgcatcaggtggccaaagtattggagtttcagcttcaacatcagtccttccaatgaacaggatggactgattggatctccttgtagtccaagggactctgaagagtcttctccaacaccacagttcaaaagcatcaattcttcggcactcagttttctttatagtccaactctcacatccttacaacAGGCATTAAGTAGAGGCTGTCTGattaactgaaagtgaaagtcactcagttgtgtctgtctctttgtgacccctcttggaattttccaggccagaatactgtagtgggtagcctttccattctccaggggatcctcccaacccagggatagaacccaggtctcccacattgcaggtggattctttaccagcttagccaccagggaagcatttgaTTAATTAGTAATCCATTAAATCAGGACTTTAGGGTAAtctgaaaagtgttagtcgctcagttgtgtccgactctttgtgatcccatggactgtggcccaccaggctcctctgtccatgggattctcacggtgagaatactggagtggactgccattccattttccagggattttctcaacccagggattgaaccagggtctcccgcattacaggcaggttaatcatctgagccaccagggaagctagggATAATGTGAAGGCCCAGTTCAAATAATTCAGACTCTGATTTCGAAAAGGGGAAAGATGACTTGACACCATTATTTTTGGAAACCATGTAATacagtcaagaaaaaaaaggaggactCAAAAAATCAAGTTATGAGACATAGTGGGAAGACTCCAGCTTGGGGTTTGGTTTTAAAAGATCAAAGAGGCATTAAATACATGCTATATCTTGGGATGAATACTGTTGATTTTATATTcctaaagataaataattttgtttttgtgcttATAGTTATCATTCCAGTATCTTCAACCCAGCCTTTGAAGACAAGTGTTTTTAAAGTAGGAGACAGTCTAGAACCTGCACTTATtctagagagagaaaatgaagctaATCAGCAAGGAGGACAAAAAGAACCTAAAAGGGAAACAAGAAGCAACACCCAAGGAAAACCAGGGCCACTCATTCTGCAAGGACAACCAGGGTATTCTAATCAGCCAGGAAaaccagaaaattttaaacagaaagggAGGCCAGGAGTTTTCAATCAGCCTGGGAGTCTGCAAGGGAATTCAGGACTATCGAACCAAAAAGGGAATCCAGAAGCTTCTAATGAGCAAGGAAAACCAGGATCGTTTAGCCAGCAAGGGAAGCCAGGGTCATCTAGCCAGCCAGGGAAGCCAGGGTCGTCTAGCCAGCAAGGAGAGCCAGGGTCGTCTAGCCAGCCAGGGAAGCCAGGGTCGTCTAGCCAGCCAGGGAAGCCAGGGTCGTCTAGCCAGCAAGGAGAGCCAGGGTCGTCTAGCCAGCCAGGGAAGCCAGGGTCGTCTAGCCAGCCAGGGAAGCCAGGGTCGTCTAGCCAGCCAGGGAAGCCAGGGTCGTCTAGCCAgccagggaagccagggaagcCAGGGTCGTCTAGCCAGCCAGGGGAGCCAGGGTCGTCTAGCCAGCAAGAGGAGCCAGGGTCGTCTAGCCAGCAAGGGGAGCCAGGGTCGTCTAGCCATCAAGGGAAGCCAGGGTCATCTAGCCAAAAAGGAAAGACAGGATTGTCTAGGCAACAGAGAAAATCAAAGTCTTTTTAtaatcaagaagaaagaaaaactggagtCAACACTTTGAATGACAATACAATGGAGATTCAGGTtagtgttaatttcttttttttttcctcagtcaacTTATTTCAGTTATTCTATTTTCTAGTTAAAAGAATACACTGTACTAATGACAAACAGTTGGTGACAACATTGCTTTAACAAAATGAGAGGGAACTGGAGGTGGTTACTTTCCTATATACTTATAATCATTAGGAGTGTCGTGCTCTTCCATTCTGTCTCATTGTCTTCTACTGTTTTCCACTTAAGCCTTTCCACCTATAATTGGACTAACGCAGACACTCAATAACTGAGTCCCCATCCCCACCAGAATTAACTTTCATGTCTATTTTCATCCCACCCATAATATACAAACCACTTAAATGATATTTCTGAGTCACAAGTCTATCACTTCCCTACTAAAAATTCTTCAGTGAAACCACACTACCTAGACAATAAAACCCAAACGCCTGAGCATGGCACATAAGATTTTGTCATGATTAGACCGACCTCAAGCCTAAGATTAAACATGATTGGATACTTCACGTCACTCTTGCTCACACACCAGCCACATTGTACCGAATCCTGTAGTTTTCCAAGAATGTATTCTTGATACTAATGGTATCTTCTACCATAGAATGGACATTGTTGTTTACAGTTGACTGTTATTCAGTTAGAACATTAACTTCTTAAAGAAAGtgccattttaatttcatttatttatttatttggtcatgtggcttgcaggattttagttacccaaccagggatcaaacccatgcccctttcAGTGGAAGCCCGGAGTCCtgaccactagactgccagagaatttcCAGACAAAGTGCCATTTCTTTTCAAACTTGTATTCCCAGACCCTAAAACAAGATAGGCATATAATAATTTCTCTTGAACTATTTGTCAGATGAGGAAGTGGCTTGTATTTGAGAGGCATCATTGCAAACAGGTACATATCCATGACTCCCGTATTCCCTTCTAAGTCCTGCTATGCTTTGCCTTTCCTCGCCAGTCTCTTTCCCAACATCCAGCTTTCTAATTGCATTCAGCAATGGCTTTGGACACTCCACTTAGTAGATTCAAAACAGTTTTCTAGAACACTTCCTCCACCTTGTTATCTTAATGGAGACTTCATTTTTTACCTCATAACGTGTCATTCATTAATATCCTTTCAAGTAGAGGCAGCCTAATGCGCCTTGCCCTTATGCCTCTTCTAGCATGTAGTAGTTAATCTCCCAGGGACATCCCTGCTGTCCAGACCTTAACGCCATCACCTGAaggtttctgaatgtttaaaTCATCACTTAATCTTTctcaattttatattcttttctaaaatggGGGAGATAGCCCTGTCCAATGCACAGAGTAGATGTGAATGAAAATAGATGTATATAAAATGAGGAGCAAACCTCTGTCATTTCCAGTGGTTTAGAGTTATCTGTCAACTTCCTTGGCTCTAGAAAGTCTAAGCTCCCTACTGGAGGTACTCACCATTCCATTTAGTGCCTCTGCTCTCATTTGCTAGTCAAAGCTTCTTTATGTTCACAGCCTTCTGCCATGCTATAACTTGATTCTGAGATATGCTTCAGGTACGATTATAGCTAACTGAACCCTCATAATCCCACCTCCTGactcattttcttttatgaaacaagaaaaaagaaaggttcAATAAGTAATGACCATGTGTGTTTTGTATTTGCCAGTTTGTGTACAAAGCATTGGAGTGAGGCAGTCTGAGATACATAGTAAGAGCAGAGGTTCTGGAATCAGATGACTCAGTTTCAATCCCAGATTGGGTAGTTAGTTCATACATGATTTTGTGCGTGTCACTTAAATGCACTGTCCGCctggaaaaaaatgaactctTCTCTCATACTGTTGCACGgattacattaaaatgtaaagGGTCAACAAAATAATTGATTTAGTACAATGCTTAATCAGTAGTTAATGagtaataaatacatgttttattgCAATAACATAATTAGAGTATTCTATATTTACCTAATGGTGTTTCATATTACTGAAGACTGGCCGTACTACCAACAAGAACCCAACCGGAAAAACAAAATGTCAATCTAAATatgaaccagtctgtggttctgATGGAAAAACTTATGGCAACCGCTGTGCATTCAATGAAGCAAAAAGGTAAGAGGACTTTAGGTTTGTTTGTATTAGGAAGTACTATTCTGATCCAAAGGgactaaatgaatatttttcattaCATCTCCATAGTTATCTCTCAATAATACTTTGGATGTTTGTCCAAAGGAAACCTAAAAGGACACTTGAACAGTAAAGTCAGTCATTTCCTGACAGAATGTGATACATTCAGCTTTTTAAATAGGTGGAAGCTTATTACTGAGTCATTCACTTACCAAATATTCATTAAACATCTg
This region includes:
- the MARCOL gene encoding MARCO-like protein gives rise to the protein MEAFIFLPFMFLAMFSVIIPVSSTQPLKTSVFKVGDSLEPALILERENEANQQGGQKEPKRETRSNTQGKPGPLILQGQPGYSNQPGKPENFKQKGRPGVFNQPGSLQGNSGLSNQKGNPEASNEQGKPGSFSQQGKPGSSSQPGKPGSSSQQGEPGSSSQPGKPGSSSQPGKPGSSSQQGEPGSSSQPGKPGSSSQPGKPGSSSQPGKPGSSSQPGKPGKPGSSSQPGEPGSSSQQEEPGSSSQQGEPGSSSHQGKPGSSSQKGKTGLSRQQRKSKSFYNQEERKTGVNTLNDNTMEIQHVVVNLPGTSLLSRP